Proteins found in one Methylobacter sp. S3L5C genomic segment:
- a CDS encoding TIGR03790 family protein, with protein MPIKKPNFITLALVLLFFTDILHAATIPLLYRPLPALTSKQLAVIVNDEDPLSIRITNYYQDIRQIPPENIIHIRFDASANALSKKEFAVLKHQVDKQTPNQVQAFVLTWLKPFRVDCMSITTAFAAGFDKAFCAKVCEETRKSPYFSSDSQKPFTDYRWRPTMTLAGRSFEDVKRLIDRGVASDFTRPQGSAYLLKTSDQARSTRAIYFPEVAKVFAGQWPVNYLEQNSLENKTDVMFYFTGLMQVPNIDKNTYLPGAIADHLTSTGGVLTGSNQMNILDWITAGATASYGAVVEPCNYPVKFSHPGILLYYYLRGNSLIEAYWKSVSEPGQGIFVGEPLARPFASPPIKQAH; from the coding sequence ATGCCGATAAAAAAACCTAACTTTATTACTTTAGCACTGGTTTTATTATTTTTCACCGACATCTTGCATGCTGCAACAATTCCTTTACTATACCGGCCTTTGCCAGCGCTAACGTCTAAACAACTGGCTGTGATTGTAAATGATGAAGACCCCTTAAGTATTCGTATTACCAATTATTATCAAGACATACGGCAGATTCCACCGGAAAATATTATTCATATCCGCTTTGATGCATCAGCTAACGCTTTGTCAAAAAAAGAATTTGCCGTCCTTAAACACCAGGTAGACAAACAAACCCCGAATCAGGTACAAGCATTTGTATTGACGTGGCTAAAGCCTTTTCGTGTTGATTGCATGTCGATTACTACCGCTTTTGCAGCGGGTTTTGACAAAGCCTTTTGTGCGAAGGTTTGTGAGGAAACTCGTAAAAGCCCTTATTTTTCATCTGATAGTCAAAAACCGTTTACCGATTATCGCTGGCGTCCTACCATGACTTTGGCTGGACGCTCTTTTGAAGACGTCAAGCGTCTGATTGATCGTGGAGTTGCCTCTGATTTCACTCGTCCCCAAGGTTCGGCGTATTTATTAAAAACCAGCGATCAGGCACGTAGTACGCGAGCAATTTATTTTCCTGAAGTGGCCAAAGTATTTGCAGGGCAATGGCCCGTTAATTATCTGGAACAAAATTCACTTGAAAACAAAACTGATGTTATGTTTTATTTTACCGGTTTAATGCAAGTACCCAATATTGACAAAAACACTTATCTACCGGGGGCAATCGCCGATCATTTAACCTCAACAGGTGGCGTTTTGACGGGTAGCAATCAAATGAATATTCTTGACTGGATAACTGCGGGAGCGACTGCCAGCTATGGCGCTGTCGTCGAGCCTTGTAACTATCCGGTCAAATTTTCTCATCCCGGTATATTGCTCTATTATTATCTGCGAGGCAATTCTTTG